Proteins encoded in a region of the Paramagnetospirillum magneticum AMB-1 genome:
- the tatB gene encoding Sec-independent protein translocase protein TatB encodes MFDIGWDEMALIAVVSLIVIGPKDLPVVLRQMGRWTRKAREMASEFHRGIDDMVRESELDELKKQVTKATDVNLLRQEVDKAIDPTGEMAKAMELPALDMAATPEPVPQEIKPDEAPSRPPEP; translated from the coding sequence ATGTTCGACATCGGCTGGGACGAGATGGCGCTGATCGCCGTGGTCAGCCTGATCGTTATCGGACCCAAGGATCTGCCGGTGGTGCTGCGCCAGATGGGCCGCTGGACCCGCAAGGCGCGCGAGATGGCCTCGGAGTTCCATCGCGGCATCGACGACATGGTGCGGGAATCCGAGCTGGACGAGTTGAAGAAGCAGGTGACCAAGGCGACCGACGTCAACCTGCTGCGCCAGGAGGTCGACAAGGCCATCGACCCCACCGGGGAGATGGCCAAGGCCATGGAGCTTCCCGCCCTCGACATGGCGGCGACCCCCGAACCGGTGCCGCAAGAGATCAAGCCCGACGAGGCGCCGAGCCGCCCGCCGGAACCCTAG
- a CDS encoding twin-arginine translocase TatA/TatE family subunit, with protein sequence MGSMSIGHWLIVLVIVLLLFGANKIPKLMGDMAKGVKAFKHGLKDEEEGQAPAQPAAAPQVTEAQAAKPAAAPDTAPKV encoded by the coding sequence ATGGGTAGCATGAGTATCGGTCATTGGCTCATCGTTCTGGTCATCGTGCTGCTGCTGTTCGGCGCCAATAAGATTCCGAAGCTGATGGGCGACATGGCCAAGGGCGTGAAGGCCTTCAAGCACGGCCTGAAGGACGAGGAAGAGGGGCAGGCCCCGGCTCAGCCCGCCGCCGCGCCCCAGGTCACGGAGGCCCAGGCCGCCAAGCCGGCCGCCGCGCCCGACACCGCTCCCAAGGTCTAG